From one Brachypodium distachyon strain Bd21 chromosome 4, Brachypodium_distachyon_v3.0, whole genome shotgun sequence genomic stretch:
- the LOC100841471 gene encoding growth-regulating factor 8 isoform X2, protein MLSSCGGGGGHPNSPQKHGRCDEQGGQDGYLGLAGASLPPPPSCSFLGSTGSSGAQMLSFSSNDAAGASMQGVLARVRGPFTPTQWMELEHQALIYKHIAANAPVPSSLLLPIKRSLNPWVGWGPFRPGGADIEPGRCRRTDGKKWRCSRDSVGDQKYCERHINRGRQRSRKHVEGRKVTPTIAEPAMVVSGGVSSRSHAAWQQQVESLAANVADPFPRQSNRELLEKQNVVEQSSVPTPMDPFDFPSSHSSSNRDEVAFSPLKLHHDLGQVFSVYGAGSSSEKGNRSQPQESWSPVTRETLDDGPLGEVFRSKSCQSPYGASQLTKN, encoded by the exons ATGCTGAgctcctgcggcggcggcggcggccatccgAACTCGCCACAGAAGCATGGCAGATGCGACGAGCAAGGGGGCCAAGATGGGTACTTAGGGCTGGCAGGTGCTTCGCTGCCACCACCTCCCTCTTGCTCCTTTCTTGGATCCACCGGCTCTTCTGGGGCGCAGATGCTGAGCTTCTCCTCCAATGATGCAGCAG GGGCAAGCATGCAGGGTGTTTTGGCAAGGGTCAGGGGTCCATTTACCCCAACACAGTGGATGGAGCTGGAGCACCAAGCCCTGATCTACAAGCACATTGCTGCAAATGCTCCTGTGCCATCCAGTTTACTCCTCCCCATCAAAAGAAGCCTCAATCCGTGGG TTGGATGGGGACCATTTCGTCCAGGGGGTGCTGATATAGAACCTGGGAGATGCCGCCGCACAGATGGTAAGAAGTGGCGGTGCTCTAGAGATTCTGTTGGAGACCAAAAATACTGTGAGCGACACATAAACCGTGGTCGCCAACGTTCAAGAAAGCATGTGGAAGGCCGAAAGGTGACACCCACCATTGCAGAACCAGCCATGGTTGTTTCTGGTGGTGTATCATCACGCAGCCATGCTGCTTGGCAGCAGCAAGTGGAAAGCTTAGCTGCTAATGTGGCTGATCCTTTTCCAAGACAGTCCAACAG GGAACTGCTGGAGAAGCAGAATGTGGTCGAACAATCATCAGTACCCACTCCAATGGATCCTTTTGACTTCCCATCATCACATTCTTCTTCGAATCGTGACGAAGTAGCATTTTCACCACTGAAGTTGCACCATGATCTTGGCCAGGTTTTCAGTGTGTATGGAGCAGGCAGTTCATCAGAAAAGGGTAACAGGTCTCAGCCTCAGGAAAGTTGGTCACCAGTAACTAGGGAAACACTTGACGACGGACCTCTGGGTGAGGTTTTCAGAAGCAAGAGTTGCCAGTCACCTTATGGAGCGTCTCAACTCACAAAAAATTAA
- the LOC100841471 gene encoding growth-regulating factor 8 isoform X1 has protein sequence MLSSCGGGGGHPNSPQKHGRCDEQGGQDGYLGLAGASLPPPPSCSFLGSTGSSGAQMLSFSSNDAAGFGLTSGASMQGVLARVRGPFTPTQWMELEHQALIYKHIAANAPVPSSLLLPIKRSLNPWVGWGPFRPGGADIEPGRCRRTDGKKWRCSRDSVGDQKYCERHINRGRQRSRKHVEGRKVTPTIAEPAMVVSGGVSSRSHAAWQQQVESLAANVADPFPRQSNRELLEKQNVVEQSSVPTPMDPFDFPSSHSSSNRDEVAFSPLKLHHDLGQVFSVYGAGSSSEKGNRSQPQESWSPVTRETLDDGPLGEVFRSKSCQSPYGASQLTKN, from the exons ATGCTGAgctcctgcggcggcggcggcggccatccgAACTCGCCACAGAAGCATGGCAGATGCGACGAGCAAGGGGGCCAAGATGGGTACTTAGGGCTGGCAGGTGCTTCGCTGCCACCACCTCCCTCTTGCTCCTTTCTTGGATCCACCGGCTCTTCTGGGGCGCAGATGCTGAGCTTCTCCTCCAATGATGCAGCAG GATTCGGTTTGACCTCAGGGGCAAGCATGCAGGGTGTTTTGGCAAGGGTCAGGGGTCCATTTACCCCAACACAGTGGATGGAGCTGGAGCACCAAGCCCTGATCTACAAGCACATTGCTGCAAATGCTCCTGTGCCATCCAGTTTACTCCTCCCCATCAAAAGAAGCCTCAATCCGTGGG TTGGATGGGGACCATTTCGTCCAGGGGGTGCTGATATAGAACCTGGGAGATGCCGCCGCACAGATGGTAAGAAGTGGCGGTGCTCTAGAGATTCTGTTGGAGACCAAAAATACTGTGAGCGACACATAAACCGTGGTCGCCAACGTTCAAGAAAGCATGTGGAAGGCCGAAAGGTGACACCCACCATTGCAGAACCAGCCATGGTTGTTTCTGGTGGTGTATCATCACGCAGCCATGCTGCTTGGCAGCAGCAAGTGGAAAGCTTAGCTGCTAATGTGGCTGATCCTTTTCCAAGACAGTCCAACAG GGAACTGCTGGAGAAGCAGAATGTGGTCGAACAATCATCAGTACCCACTCCAATGGATCCTTTTGACTTCCCATCATCACATTCTTCTTCGAATCGTGACGAAGTAGCATTTTCACCACTGAAGTTGCACCATGATCTTGGCCAGGTTTTCAGTGTGTATGGAGCAGGCAGTTCATCAGAAAAGGGTAACAGGTCTCAGCCTCAGGAAAGTTGGTCACCAGTAACTAGGGAAACACTTGACGACGGACCTCTGGGTGAGGTTTTCAGAAGCAAGAGTTGCCAGTCACCTTATGGAGCGTCTCAACTCACAAAAAATTAA
- the LOC100841471 gene encoding growth-regulating factor 8 isoform X3: MLMGIFVCSGASMQGVLARVRGPFTPTQWMELEHQALIYKHIAANAPVPSSLLLPIKRSLNPWVGWGPFRPGGADIEPGRCRRTDGKKWRCSRDSVGDQKYCERHINRGRQRSRKHVEGRKVTPTIAEPAMVVSGGVSSRSHAAWQQQVESLAANVADPFPRQSNRELLEKQNVVEQSSVPTPMDPFDFPSSHSSSNRDEVAFSPLKLHHDLGQVFSVYGAGSSSEKGNRSQPQESWSPVTRETLDDGPLGEVFRSKSCQSPYGASQLTKN; this comes from the exons ATGCTCATGGGCATCTTCGTTTGCTCCG GGGCAAGCATGCAGGGTGTTTTGGCAAGGGTCAGGGGTCCATTTACCCCAACACAGTGGATGGAGCTGGAGCACCAAGCCCTGATCTACAAGCACATTGCTGCAAATGCTCCTGTGCCATCCAGTTTACTCCTCCCCATCAAAAGAAGCCTCAATCCGTGGG TTGGATGGGGACCATTTCGTCCAGGGGGTGCTGATATAGAACCTGGGAGATGCCGCCGCACAGATGGTAAGAAGTGGCGGTGCTCTAGAGATTCTGTTGGAGACCAAAAATACTGTGAGCGACACATAAACCGTGGTCGCCAACGTTCAAGAAAGCATGTGGAAGGCCGAAAGGTGACACCCACCATTGCAGAACCAGCCATGGTTGTTTCTGGTGGTGTATCATCACGCAGCCATGCTGCTTGGCAGCAGCAAGTGGAAAGCTTAGCTGCTAATGTGGCTGATCCTTTTCCAAGACAGTCCAACAG GGAACTGCTGGAGAAGCAGAATGTGGTCGAACAATCATCAGTACCCACTCCAATGGATCCTTTTGACTTCCCATCATCACATTCTTCTTCGAATCGTGACGAAGTAGCATTTTCACCACTGAAGTTGCACCATGATCTTGGCCAGGTTTTCAGTGTGTATGGAGCAGGCAGTTCATCAGAAAAGGGTAACAGGTCTCAGCCTCAGGAAAGTTGGTCACCAGTAACTAGGGAAACACTTGACGACGGACCTCTGGGTGAGGTTTTCAGAAGCAAGAGTTGCCAGTCACCTTATGGAGCGTCTCAACTCACAAAAAATTAA
- the LOC100841981 gene encoding protein yippee-like At4g27745 produces the protein MAELVGPRVYSCHHCRNHVCLHDDIISKAFQGKNGRAFLFSHAMNVVTGAKEDRQLMTGLHTVADIHCRDCREVLGWKYEKAYEESQKYKEGKFIFEKAKIVQENW, from the exons ATGGCGGAATTGGTCGGGCCGCGGGTTTACAGCTGCCACCATTGCAGGAACCACGTCTGCCTCCACGACGACATCATCTCCAAGGCCTTTCAG GGGAAGAATGGTCGTGCATTTCTCTTCTCTCACGCCATGAATGTCGTTACGGGGGCAAAGGAGGACAGGCAACTCATGACGGGGCTTCACACGGTCGCTGATATCCACTGCCGTGATTGCCGTGAGGTGCTGGGCTGGAAGTACGAGAAAGCCTATGAGGAATCGCAGAAGTACAAGGAAGGCAAGTTCATATTTGAGAAAGCGAAGATCGTACAGGAGAATTGGTAG
- the LOC100826162 gene encoding uncharacterized protein LOC100826162, protein MALQMLREGKDQFDLVISDVHMPDMDGFELLEHIGLEMDLPVIMLSANEEIETVMKGITNGACDYLVKPLCAKELKNIWQHIVRRRNPHLRNDRSSINSGKNYYADEKQGPAKDIRKCPGMIKYHGDVSHEIKENVVLSAQTKPRVRWTKELHGIFLKAVNQLGIDKAVPKKILDMMDVDYLNRENIASHLQKYRLYLKKVKTKVENNTIMNSNPSADASTRLSSSFNAMKEPESFQYYHGHGQYQPSRNNFSTRIDSHSPSSFGADNVMPTQSKQRDDLGMGQIDNGGSMFLKDVTSASSPLPDARQHTSSSNSYANMPADAFSSFRSCGISYSNILCGKPLEASIGNDTGNYFARIPYGGLLVHANQLPVQPSPQLRHGHSSQKNPCGDDNRDIGNFWQDAKLSDHGNTDGRESQANILNINHVTSLATASAGMLTPVRPTVFIQPATLGPARELASPRAGSRVTPWPRAPRAPPAPQLSSFRARAALARPFWPVAGSGGKMLGVSTGQLLVILGACSVMMKPSDMIKMARVAGRMTGRAVGRLMLYRRQMDDIFEQTAAKKINTELQDAMSKLQSIGYEVQNLSRLTPGQFIKRQHNSAEGLAEAGSYDGSASKPEEFRDQIRSMIRDEIESFCRKNPEPFMTMLNNPDRTQNSASTAEATKFDVADRSTKGTSKDMESTNTGSTDLHTQAMMYARLSESPGIKMSSSTSVSYGEKFEESNGLLNILPISAESAGLLPKRTDEPKGSDILLEAVLEAEVAENAKLFVSQPHDQLPKE, encoded by the exons ATGGCGCTCCAGATGCTTAGGGAGGGGAAGGACCAGTTTGATCTGGTGATCAGCGATGTTCACATGCCAGACATGGACGGTTTCGAGCTCCTTGAGCACATCGGTCTCGAGATGGATCTCCCCGTCATCA TGCTATCTGCGAACGAGGAGATAGAAACTGTGATGAAGGGGATAACTAATGGGGCGTGTGACTATTTGGTGAAACCATTGTGTGCCAAGGAGCTCAAGAACATATGGCAGCATATAGTAAGGAGGAGAAATCCTCACCTAAGGAACGACCGCAGCAGCATCAACAGTGGCAAGAATTATTATGCTGATGAGAAGCAGGGCCCTGCAAAGGACATTAGGAAATGCCCAGGGATGATTAAATATCATGGTGATGTCTCTCATGAAATCAAAGAGAACGTGGTGTTATCGGCCCAGACAAAGCCAAGGGTGAGATGGACCAAGGAGCTGCATGGCATATTTTTGAAAGCTGTTAACCAGCTGGGCATCGATA AAGCAGTACCAAAAAAGATATTGGATATGATGGATGTGGATTACCTCAATAGGGAGAATATTGCAAGTCATCTACAG AAGTATCGGCTATACCTCAAAAAGGTCAAAACAAAGGTCGAAAATAACACAATAATGAACTCCAATCCATCTGCTGATGCATCAACTAGACTAAGCTCCTCGTTCAACGCAATGAAAGAACCAGAAAGCTTTCAATATTACCATGGACATGGGCAGTATCAGCCATCTCGAAACAACTTTTCCACAAGGATCGATTCGCATTCTCCGTCTTCATTTGGAGCGGACAATGTCATGCCCACTCAGTCAAAACAGAGGGACGACTTGGGCATGGGGCAAATTGACAATGGTGGTAGCATGTTCCTCAAGGATGTCACCTCTGCATCATCACCGTTGCCAGATGCAAGACAACATACCTCTTCCTCCAACTCATATGCAAACATGCCAGCTGatgcattttcttcttttcgttCTTGTGGCATATCCTATTCCAACATTTTGTGTGGAAAGCCATTGGAGGCAAGCATAGGCAATGATACTGGCAACTACTTTGCAAGAATACCATATGGTGGGTTGCTGGTGCATGCAAATCAGCTTCCAGTGCAACCGTCTCCCCAACTGAGACATGGACACTCATCTCAGAAGAATCCATGTGGAGACGACAATAGGGACATTGGCAATTTTTGGCAAGATGCAAAATTGTCTGATCATGGTAATACAGATGGAAGAGAATCACAGGCCAACATCTTGAACATCAACCATGTCACAAGCCTTGCCACCGCATCAGCTGGCA TGCTGACACCCGTTCGGCCCACGGTTTTCATTCAGCCCGCTACGCTTGGGCCAGCACGCGAACTCGCCTCGCCCAGGGCCGGCTCACGAGTCACGCCGTGGCCAAGGGCGCCGCGAGCACCACCCGCCCCGCAGCTCTCCAGCTTCCGCGcacgcgccgccctcgccagGCCTTTCTGGCCGGTCGCTGGCTCCGGGGGCAAGATGCTGGGGGTCTCCACCGGCCAGCTGCTGGTCATCCTCGGGGCCTGCTCCGTCATGATGA AGCCCAGCGACATGATTAAGATGGCAAGGGTGGCAGGACGGATGACAGGGAGAGCAGTCGGGCGCCTCATGTTGTACCGCCGACAAATGGACGACATCTTCGAGCAGACTGCAGCGAAGAAG ATTAATACGGAGCTTCAAGATGCTATGTCAAAGTTACAATCAATTGGTTATGAAGTTCAGAACTTATCTAGATTAACTCCTGGCCAGTTTATCAAGAGGCAGCATAATAGTG CAGAAGGCTTGGCTGAAGCAGGATCATATGATGGTTCTGCAAGTAAG CCAGAAGAATTTCGTGATCAAATTCGCAGTATGATTCGTGATGAAATCGAAAGCTTTTGTAGAAAAAATCCTGAACCATTTATGACGATGTTGAATAATCCGGACAGGACTCAGAACTCTG CAAGCACAGCTGAAGCTACAAAGTTTGATGTTGCTGATAGATCTACAAAGGGGACATCTAAG GACATGGAGTCGACGAATACTGGCTCTACAGATCTACATACCCAAGCAATGATGTATGCAAGGCTAAGTGAATCCCCAGGAATAAAGATGAGTTCTTCGACAAGTGTGAGTTATGGAGAAAAATTCGAAGAGAGCAATGGACTGCTAAATATACTCCCAATATCCGCTGAAAGTGCTGGATTGCTTCCCAAACGCACAG ATGAACCAAAAGGCTCAGACATACTCCTGGAGGCTGTGCTCGAGGCAGAGGTTGCAGAGAACGCCAAACTCTTCGTCTCACAGCCCCATGATCAGTTGCCCAAGGAGTAA